A genomic region of Noviherbaspirillum sp. L7-7A contains the following coding sequences:
- a CDS encoding phosphate/phosphite/phosphonate ABC transporter substrate-binding protein gives MILPTLRRAVLVLLLASTLPALADDTLRFGVGLFQPDREKNDATYRPLADYLAGKLGRKVQLRTVDSWEGLAKSLASGETDIALLGPWGYVLANRNAGAQAVATILYDGKPTYHALIVTRPDSGIQSLADLKGKHFAFGDKGSTSGYLIPTYQFLTMGIQDPEKFLGKVVYTKHQAIETQVTRGELDAGADYDRNRNAMIEQGLIKAADSKVIWTSAPLPNDAFAVSADLARDKALVARLKAALEQAGAPAQANPGLLPAHYTGFVASDDALYKPIRDAGLATGKLQPRP, from the coding sequence ATGATCCTGCCCACACTTCGCCGCGCCGTTCTTGTCCTGCTGCTGGCGTCGACACTCCCCGCGCTGGCCGACGATACGCTGCGCTTTGGCGTGGGCCTGTTCCAGCCGGACAGGGAGAAGAATGACGCCACCTATCGTCCGCTGGCCGATTACCTGGCAGGGAAACTGGGCCGCAAGGTGCAGCTGCGCACCGTCGACAGCTGGGAAGGGCTGGCCAAGTCGCTGGCCAGCGGCGAAACCGACATCGCGCTGCTGGGGCCGTGGGGTTATGTGCTGGCCAATCGCAATGCCGGCGCGCAGGCGGTGGCGACCATCCTCTACGACGGCAAGCCGACCTACCATGCGTTGATTGTGACCCGGCCCGACAGCGGCATCCAGAGCCTGGCTGACCTCAAGGGCAAGCACTTCGCCTTTGGCGACAAGGGCTCCACCTCGGGCTACCTGATCCCGACCTACCAGTTCCTGACCATGGGCATCCAGGACCCGGAAAAATTCCTCGGCAAGGTGGTCTATACCAAACACCAGGCCATCGAAACCCAGGTGACCCGCGGCGAGCTCGATGCCGGCGCCGACTACGACCGCAACCGCAATGCCATGATCGAGCAGGGCCTGATCAAGGCTGCCGACAGCAAGGTCATCTGGACCTCGGCGCCGCTGCCCAACGATGCCTTCGCCGTCAGCGCCGACCTGGCGCGCGACAAGGCGCTGGTGGCCAGACTGAAGGCCGCACTGGAACAGGCCGGCGCGCCGGCCCAGGCCAACCCGGGCTTGCTGCCGGCGCATTACACCGGCTTCGTTGCAAGCGACGATGCGCTGTACAAGCCGATCCGTGACGCTGGCCTGGCCACCGGCAAGCTGCAGCCGCGCCCGTGA
- a CDS encoding ABC transporter permease subunit, translating to MATRGKTRLWLFALLYGLLIVASVASFVRAGDFQFGRKPWQNLTRTLQELSRPSLVEAWLGEREFAYRDEAGRVLRTEDRRALERSYLLGLFDAVWTTMKVATLGSLAAALAALPFGVLAARNMLAPRWMAAPARLLLDAARAIHALVFGLLLVGIIGLGPMAGILAIAFHSFGSYGKLYADAIEAVDRRLIDAGLVLGMTPLQTLVHALPRTMLPQALAIHLYIWEFNVRDSTVLGLIGVGGLGLLVSEAVSLFQWGRLATLLLAIVLLVTLFDRVSRRVRAELALRH from the coding sequence ATGGCCACGCGTGGCAAGACGCGGCTGTGGCTGTTCGCGCTGCTGTATGGCCTGCTGATCGTCGCCAGCGTGGCCAGCTTCGTGCGTGCCGGCGATTTCCAGTTTGGCCGCAAGCCGTGGCAAAACCTGACGCGCACGCTGCAGGAACTGTCCCGGCCCAGCCTGGTCGAGGCCTGGCTGGGCGAGCGCGAATTTGCCTATCGCGATGAAGCCGGCCGGGTGCTGCGCACCGAGGACAGGCGGGCGCTGGAGCGTTCCTATCTGCTTGGCCTGTTTGATGCGGTATGGACCACGATGAAGGTCGCCACCCTGGGCTCGCTGGCCGCCGCGCTGGCGGCGCTGCCGTTCGGCGTGCTGGCTGCCCGCAACATGCTGGCGCCGCGCTGGATGGCGGCACCGGCGCGGCTGCTGCTGGATGCGGCACGCGCCATCCATGCTTTGGTATTCGGCCTGCTGCTGGTGGGCATCATCGGGCTCGGCCCGATGGCGGGCATCCTGGCGATTGCCTTTCATTCCTTCGGCAGCTACGGCAAGCTGTATGCGGATGCGATCGAGGCCGTGGACCGGCGCCTGATCGATGCCGGCCTGGTGCTGGGCATGACGCCGCTGCAGACCCTGGTGCATGCGCTGCCGCGCACCATGCTGCCGCAGGCGCTGGCCATCCACTTGTATATATGGGAATTCAATGTGCGCGACTCCACCGTGCTGGGACTGATCGGCGTCGGCGGCCTCGGGCTGCTCGTGTCGGAGGCGGTGTCGCTGTTCCAGTGGGGACGGCTGGCAACGCTGCTGCTGGCCATCGTGCTGCTGGTGACCCTGTTCGACCGGGTCAGCCGGCGGGTCAGGGCCGAACTGGCGCTTCGGCACTGA
- the arsS gene encoding arsenosugar biosynthesis radical SAM (seleno)protein ArsS (Some members of this family are selenoproteins.), with product MRATFPLLVDTDFPAIRRRQPDTLQVNLGYTCNQTCVHCHVNAGPNRTEQMDRATVEQVLDVLRRGGIATLDLTGGAPEMNPHFRYLVESARALGVTVMDRCNLTILDEPGYEDMARFLASQQVQIVASLPCYLEDNVDRQRGRGTFETSIRMLQLLNTLGYGMAPALQLHLVYNPQGPSLPPPQARLKADYDRFLGEQFGIRFNQLFTITNMPIQRFGSMLLSKGQFNGYMQLLRDAHQDANLKQVMCRSLVSVDYQGYLYDCDFNQMLGMPMRHDGSRRMHLADMLGSGLQGKPVAVADHCWACTAGAGSSCGGALA from the coding sequence ATGCGCGCTACCTTTCCCCTGCTGGTCGATACTGATTTCCCCGCCATCCGGCGCCGGCAGCCGGACACGCTCCAGGTCAACCTGGGCTATACCTGCAACCAGACCTGCGTGCACTGCCATGTCAACGCCGGCCCCAACCGCACCGAGCAGATGGACCGCGCGACCGTGGAGCAGGTGCTGGACGTGCTGCGGCGGGGCGGCATCGCCACGCTCGACCTGACCGGCGGCGCGCCCGAGATGAATCCGCACTTCCGCTACCTGGTCGAGTCGGCGCGCGCGCTCGGCGTGACGGTGATGGACCGCTGCAACCTGACCATCCTGGACGAGCCGGGTTATGAGGACATGGCGCGCTTCCTGGCCAGCCAGCAGGTGCAGATCGTGGCTTCCTTGCCCTGCTACCTGGAAGACAATGTCGACCGCCAGCGCGGCCGCGGCACCTTCGAAACTAGCATTCGCATGCTGCAGCTGCTCAATACGCTGGGTTATGGCATGGCCCCGGCGCTGCAGCTGCACCTGGTCTATAACCCGCAGGGCCCGTCGCTGCCGCCGCCGCAGGCACGCCTGAAGGCCGACTACGACCGCTTCCTCGGCGAGCAGTTCGGCATCCGCTTCAACCAGCTCTTCACCATCACCAACATGCCGATCCAGCGCTTCGGCAGCATGCTGCTGTCCAAGGGCCAGTTCAACGGCTACATGCAGCTGCTGCGGGATGCCCACCAGGATGCCAACCTGAAGCAGGTGATGTGCCGCTCGCTGGTGTCGGTCGACTACCAGGGCTATCTGTACGACTGCGACTTCAACCAGATGCTGGGCATGCCGATGCGGCATGACGGAAGCCGCCGCATGCACCTGGCCGACATGCTCGGCAGCGGCCTGCAGGGCAAGCCGGTGGCGGTGGCCGACCATTGCTGGGCCTGCACCGCCGGCGCCGGCAGCAGCTGCGGCGGCGCGCTCGCGTGA